The nucleotide window GGGCCCGCCACCATGGCCTACGGCACCGTGCGCTGGTACAACCTGGACAGCCAGTCCGGCCTGATCGAACCGTGGGAAGACGGGGCGACCGTCTATTTCGACCGCGCCACCCTGCGTCAGTCCGGCCTGGACATCGTCGCCGACGGCGAAGACGTGCGGTATCTGGCGGTCGGGTCGGAAGATGCGCCGGTCGCTCAGCGCGTCGAGTTGATCTGACGAGTTGATCTGACGGCAGGCCGCCACCGGAAGGCAATGCCGTGCGGAGTCCCTGACAGGTCCTCCGCGCGGCTCTTTGCATTTGTTTCGATCAGAACCGCGTCGACAGGGTGAAGAAAACGCGCGGAGCGCGGTCCTGCGTGCTGAAAGGCGTGGTGATGAAGGGCTTCGCCACCTCCACGGCGCCGTCGATCCGCCGGAACACGCCGAAACGCAAGCCGACACCGGCAGAGGCGAGGGAGCGGCGGCCATGGCGCGTGCCGCCTTCATAATTATAGACGGCACCGTAGTCGCCGAAACCATAGGCGACGGCGTAATCCAGCCCCTCCTCCTGCACCGGCAGAATGTACCGCAGTTCCGCCCGCCCCGCGAAGCCGCTGTCGCCGGTGAGTTCCGACGGGTCGAAGGCACGGCCGTACTGCTTGCCGCCCACGCCGTACTCCTCCGACGACAGCAGTTGGTCGGGGCTGTATTGCGCTTCGGCGGACAGCGCCAGGATCAGCGAGTCGTTCAAAGGCTGGTTGCGCTGGGCCGAGACCAGCAGCTTGCAGAAATCGCTGCGCCCGCCGCTGCGCGTCAGGTTGGCGCTGCCGGAAGAGGTGGAGTTCAAGATGTCCAACCCCTTGGACAGTTCCGCCGTCAGCAGGTTCGCACCACCCCAATCGTCGGCGAAGTCATAGGAGACATTGGCGGCGACGATGCGCAGCCGGTCCTGCGAGAGCTTGTCGCCCAGCGCGTCGGTGCTGCTGTCGCGGATGGTGAAGCTGACGCCGGCCCGCAGGGTCTGCGCCCGGCTGCGGATGAAGGGATGCGCCACCGCGATGCGGGCGGAACTGGCCAGGCCGTACAGCTCCAGCGGACGCACGCTGTCGCCCGGCTCCGACCAGGACCTGCGGACGCCATACTCGACGGTCGTGCCCTCCGCATTCACCGGCACAAGTTGGGTGACGTCGAAGAAGCGCAGTTCGCGGAGCTGCGGGGTGACGATGCCCTGGACGGTGGTACGCTCGAACAGGCCGAGCTGGTCCTCTACGGCGACGACGCCGGTCATCTGCATCGGCCCGATCGGGCGGGTGCCACGATTGTCGAGCGCCACGAATCCGCTGAAAGGCGTGCGTTCCAGGGCCAGCGTCAGCCGGGAGGCGCCGGGGGTATCGGGAGAGGCCTCCAGCACCGTCTTCACAGCCACGCCCGGCAGATCGTCGGCCAGGAGCACGTAGCGCTCCATATCCGCCATGCGCAAGGGACGCGACGCCTTGATCTTCTCCCCCATCCGCCGCAGCAGGCCCAGACGGTCGGCCGCCTCGCCCTGGACGACCACCTCGCTGACATAACCCTCCACCACCTGCAGGCGGACCACGCCGTCGCGGATGCGCTGAGCCGGCACCACGGCCTGCGACAGCACATAGCCGTCGTTGCGGTAGCGCGCGGTGACGGCGTCGCGGATGGCATAGAGGTCGGCGAGCGTCACCGGCTTGCCCAGCTTGTCGCGCCACAAGGCGGACAGGCTGTCGGCGTCATAGACGCTGTTGCCGTCGATGCGGATTTCGTTAAGCGGCAGGGTGATGCGTTCGGCGTCGCGGGGCGGCGGGGCCTTCTCCGGCTCCGGCATCTCGATCTCGGGGACGGATTGCGGCACGGCCGGGCGCTCGAAGCGCTGCTCCAGCCGATTGGGGTCGAGCGAGGGCGGCAAAACCGGCGGAACCGACTGCGCCAGCGCCGGCAACGGAACGGCAGCACCGGCAAGCAGCAGAGCGGACAGGCGGGCCAGGCGCAGAGCGGAACTGGGAATGGAAGAACAGGGCATTGTGGAGATCGCGGTCCTGGGAAGGGCTATTTGTCGGTTAGCGCGGTCACGCCGGCCCAGCCCGGTTCGGCGGGATGGCCGACCCGCTTTTCCGCCTTGTGCAGCATCGCCAGCGCGGCGCCGTCGCCGGCCGCCAAGGCTCGGAAGCCGGATGCCGCCGCCTCGAAACGGCCGGCCCGCCAATGGTCGAGGGCGGCGGCATAGGCCGCCCGCTGGGCGCTATCCTCAGGATCGGCGCGGCGGGCCTCGGGGAGCGGCTCGAACACCTCGACAGGTTCGCTGCGGCCGACCACCTGAACGATGTCGAGGGCGCGGAAGGCCTCCGGGTCGCCATGGTGGCGCATGGTCTCGCCGCTGACCATCAGAGTGGTGTTGTAGTATTTGTTGGCCCCTTCCAGGCGGGAAGCCAGGTTCACCGTGTCGCCCATCACCGTATAGTTGAAACGCCGGGGCGAGCCGATGTTGCCGATCAGCGCCGGACCGGTGGCGATGCCGATGCGGTTGGAGCCGCGCCCGCTGGAGGTCGCCAGCAGGGTCGGGTCGTCCGCCATCGCCTGACGCATCGCCAGCGCCGCCGCCACCGCGGCGCGAGCATGGTTGTCGATGGCATAGGGGGCGCCGAACACTGCCAGAACCGCATCGCCGATGTATTTGTCGACGAAGCCGCCATGCTCCTCGATGATGTCGGTCATCACGGTGAAATAGCGGTTCAGCACGGTGACCAGGGCTTCCGGCTCCATCCCCTCCGACATCTTGGTGAAGCCGGCGATGTCGCAGAACAGGATCGACAGGTCGCGCTCCTCGCCGCCCAGGCTGGGCGATTGGCCCGAGGCGATCATGTCGTCGATCAGGGAACCGGGCAGGTAGAGCTTGAAGGCGTTGCGGATGCGCCGCTGGTCGCGGTCCAGCACGGCGAAGCGGAAGCCGAGCGCCAACGGGAAGACGAGCACCGCCGCCAGCGCCGCCTGCAGGTAGGGCAGGACCAGTCCGGCCTGGAACAGTTCGACCGCCACGCCGCTCCAACCCGCCAGCAGCAGGACCAGGCCGGCGGCGGCCACCGGCGGGCGGGTGGCCAGCGTCACCAGGGCGGCAAGCCCGGCCAGCAGCAGGACCAGCGATGCGCCGGCCGGTTTTCCCATCTCGGCCAGCGCATCGCCGGCCATCAGATTGGAAATGGCGGCGGCGTGGATGTAGACACCGGGGATGCTGTCGCGCGTGCGGCCGGAGACATACAGGTCGCTCATCACCGGCAGGGCGCAGCGTTCGGGCAGGTTCAGCCCCTCCGGCTTCGTCACCCAGCGGTTGGAGGAGAGCTTGCGGTCCTCCACGTCCAGCACGGTGCCGACCATCACCGCCTTGCCCTTGAAATGCCGGGCGAAATAGTCGGACTTGCCGGCCTCGGCGCAGGCGAACAGGTCGGCCAGCGAATAGGTCGGTATGGCACCGGGAGCCGTGGCGTGGTTGACCAGCAGCCGGTTGCCCTCCCCGCCCGGCAGCCGGTAGCCGCCCAGCGAGACGGAGCCGTCGGCCGCCCGCTCCAGCGGCGCCTTCAGCGCGCGGGACGCCACCTCCACCGCCATGCCCGGCTCGGCCTTCGTCTGGCCGCCCTGCTCGCCATTGGCGGGACCGGCCACGCTCAATGTCAGCGGCACGCGGCGAAGAACGCCGTCTGGATCCTCCACCAGATTGACCGAGCGGACATTGTTGACCCCTGCAGCGATCATGTAGCCGCGATAGGGCATCAGCGGGTCGCTCTGGTGCTGCACCTTGGCCAGCACCAGCCGGCCGTCCCTGCCGCCGCGGCGCAGGGTCAGCAGATAGTCGCGTTCGAAGCCGGGGATCAGCGTCTCGACCGAGGTCGGGTGGACGATGTCGAGTCCGACCGCCGCCGCCCCGCCGTCCAGCATCGCCCCCAGCACGACGCCCAGCCGCGGCCCCCACAGCGCCTGCGGCGTGCCGGCGAAGGGCTGGCGGCGGTAGGTCTCCTCGTCGATCCCGACCACGACGACCGGCGACGGATCGGGCGCCGGCCGCGGGCCGTTCAGATGCTCGCGCAGCCAGTAGAGGCTGTCGATCGATGGCCCCTGCAGGAGTGGCGAGACCGCCAGTGCCAGAAGCCCGGCGAGGACCGGTGCGACGGCGCCGAGCAGGACCAGCCTCACGCGCCGGGGCAGTTTGATCGTCGGCAGCCTCACGCCCGGCGGCTCAGAAACGGATCAGGCGGCCGAGAGCCGGACCGCCGCCGGCGACCGCCTTGTCGTCGATCTTGACGACGTAGGACTTCTGCCCGGCGGAGACCTTGTAGAGACCGCCGGGTTCCAGCCCGGTGCCCTGCTTGGCGGTGTCCAGCGTCGTGCCGGGGACGTTGACCGTGGTCAGCGCGATGCCCTGCATGTCCAGCCGGTCGATGGTGACCGGTCCGGGAGCGGACAGGATCAGCACCGGATGGGTCTTGAACAGCGTGAAGTCCGGCTTGGGCAGCGGCGCCTTCATTCCCGGCAGGGCGATGGGCGCGCTGCGGAAGACGGTCACCCCCGCCTTGCCCGCCTCGTTCGACACCAGCAGAAGTTTTCCGCCGTCGCAGGGCAGCGTATGGCGGTCGATGGTTCCGCCCTGCACCGCCGACTCCTGGGC belongs to Azospirillum ramasamyi and includes:
- a CDS encoding ShlB/FhaC/HecB family hemolysin secretion/activation protein produces the protein MPCSSIPSSALRLARLSALLLAGAAVPLPALAQSVPPVLPPSLDPNRLEQRFERPAVPQSVPEIEMPEPEKAPPPRDAERITLPLNEIRIDGNSVYDADSLSALWRDKLGKPVTLADLYAIRDAVTARYRNDGYVLSQAVVPAQRIRDGVVRLQVVEGYVSEVVVQGEAADRLGLLRRMGEKIKASRPLRMADMERYVLLADDLPGVAVKTVLEASPDTPGASRLTLALERTPFSGFVALDNRGTRPIGPMQMTGVVAVEDQLGLFERTTVQGIVTPQLRELRFFDVTQLVPVNAEGTTVEYGVRRSWSEPGDSVRPLELYGLASSARIAVAHPFIRSRAQTLRAGVSFTIRDSSTDALGDKLSQDRLRIVAANVSYDFADDWGGANLLTAELSKGLDILNSTSSGSANLTRSGGRSDFCKLLVSAQRNQPLNDSLILALSAEAQYSPDQLLSSEEYGVGGKQYGRAFDPSELTGDSGFAGRAELRYILPVQEEGLDYAVAYGFGDYGAVYNYEGGTRHGRRSLASAGVGLRFGVFRRIDGAVEVAKPFITTPFSTQDRAPRVFFTLSTRF
- a CDS encoding adenylate/guanylate cyclase domain-containing protein produces the protein MRLPTIKLPRRVRLVLLGAVAPVLAGLLALAVSPLLQGPSIDSLYWLREHLNGPRPAPDPSPVVVVGIDEETYRRQPFAGTPQALWGPRLGVVLGAMLDGGAAAVGLDIVHPTSVETLIPGFERDYLLTLRRGGRDGRLVLAKVQHQSDPLMPYRGYMIAAGVNNVRSVNLVEDPDGVLRRVPLTLSVAGPANGEQGGQTKAEPGMAVEVASRALKAPLERAADGSVSLGGYRLPGGEGNRLLVNHATAPGAIPTYSLADLFACAEAGKSDYFARHFKGKAVMVGTVLDVEDRKLSSNRWVTKPEGLNLPERCALPVMSDLYVSGRTRDSIPGVYIHAAAISNLMAGDALAEMGKPAGASLVLLLAGLAALVTLATRPPVAAAGLVLLLAGWSGVAVELFQAGLVLPYLQAALAAVLVFPLALGFRFAVLDRDQRRIRNAFKLYLPGSLIDDMIASGQSPSLGGEERDLSILFCDIAGFTKMSEGMEPEALVTVLNRYFTVMTDIIEEHGGFVDKYIGDAVLAVFGAPYAIDNHARAAVAAALAMRQAMADDPTLLATSSGRGSNRIGIATGPALIGNIGSPRRFNYTVMGDTVNLASRLEGANKYYNTTLMVSGETMRHHGDPEAFRALDIVQVVGRSEPVEVFEPLPEARRADPEDSAQRAAYAAALDHWRAGRFEAAASGFRALAAGDGAALAMLHKAEKRVGHPAEPGWAGVTALTDK